The nucleotide sequence GCACAGCTCATATCTTCTGCCAGATTGTAAATTCTGCCGGATTTCAGCCCTACGACCGTAGGTCTTAAAATATAGCCGGATTTATTGGCCACCACTTTTGCTTTCTCCCCGTTACTCAACTCCACAATACAGTCCACCGGATACAGAATTACGCTTTCCATGAAACTTTTCATCACATTGATGTCCAGTTCCCCGGTCATAGACATAATCATTTCCACCGCGTCCCGCTGGGAATATGCTTTCTTGTAGACGCGTTCCGTCACCAGCGCATCGTAGATATCTGCTACTGACAGGATTTTGGCAAAAAGATGGATTTTTTCTTCGGGCAGCCCCATGGGATATCCTCTGCCGCTGATTTTCTCATGGTGCTGCAGCACTCCCATGGCAATAGGCTCTGAAATGGCCTCTTTGTCTTTCAGTATGGTATAGCCGAACAGGGAATGCTTTTTCATCACGGCAAATTCTTCGTCTGTGAGTTTGCCCGCTTTATTCAGAATCTCATTGGGAATTCTTGATTTACCCACATCATGAAGCAGGCCGGAAATCCCGATATCGTACACCTGCCTGTCCGACAGTCCATGCTTCTTTCCCACAATCATGGCCATGGTAGCCACATCCACGCTGTGCTTAAAGGTATATTCGTCGCTCACTTTCAGGGCGCTGATGTCCACCGCAATGGCCTGATTGTCTGTAATGGCCTTCATCAGGTTCTGGGTAATTGCGTCGGTGGTATCTGCAAAGTTTTCCGCATCCGTATTGTTGTACAGATACTGAATTCCCGCAGATACCCGCTGTTTCACGCTCTCGGATAATTTTACTTTGGCAGGGTCCGATTTCCGGGTCTTCTCGATGGTTTTCTGAATGGATTCCGGTATTTCCGGTTCCTGACTGCCCGGCTCCTCCGGATCTTCTTCCCCTTCTCTGATATACACACCCATAACGCCCATTTTCAACAGGGATTCTATCAG is from Lachnospiraceae bacterium JLR.KK002 and encodes:
- a CDS encoding HD-GYP domain-containing protein, yielding MVRRIYTSTRRLKEGMRIDQAIVDRSGRVLIARGAPLDDYLIESLLKMGVMGVYIREGEEDPEEPGSQEPEIPESIQKTIEKTRKSDPAKVKLSESVKQRVSAGIQYLYNNTDAENFADTTDAITQNLMKAITDNQAIAVDISALKVSDEYTFKHSVDVATMAMIVGKKHGLSDRQVYDIGISGLLHDVGKSRIPNEILNKAGKLTDEEFAVMKKHSLFGYTILKDKEAISEPIAMGVLQHHEKISGRGYPMGLPEEKIHLFAKILSVADIYDALVTERVYKKAYSQRDAVEMIMSMTGELDINVMKSFMESVILYPVDCIVELSNGEKAKVVANKSGYILRPTVVGLKSGRIYNLAEDMSCASIIIK